The following are encoded in a window of Planctomycetota bacterium genomic DNA:
- the polA gene encoding DNA polymerase I: MPKESSLKKLFIIDGSSYIYRSFHAIRNLASSKGLPTNAIYGFTSMLLKVISDTKPEYLVMAFDMPGPTFRKELYSDYKANRPEMPDELKPQISYIKDIVRAYNIPVAEKSGLEADDLIGSIAKKAEKEGFDVVIITGDKDLTQVVSDRVTLWDTMKDKRTGLAEVRERFGTIGDGITDVFALMGDTSDNIPGVKGIGEKTAVELIKQFSSLDNLLKNTAQIKKEKLRETLSNQENIKLARLSKQLSTIKIEPALAGEPDKYRPGKPDIEKLQALFKELEFTKFLKELAPVKTVSSENYHLVIDQQTFDKLLSELAKAKEFAVDVETNSLEPVSADIVGISLSCQEHEAYYIPLRHNYIGAPKQLPVKDVLAKLKPLLADPDKRKIGQNLKFDMQVFGQAGIKIAQPIDDIMIASYILNPARRGHSLEDIAQELLGHQITTYKDVVGAGKKEITFNQVEVNQARDYSAEDADITFLAGKILLPQVKQAGLQDLYAKLEIPLIEVLADMETTGVRIDTEFLSELSKEFQARIDRLKTTIYKSAEKEFNIDSPKQLQEVLAPLLKEFGARRIKTGFSTDNETLTRLSYKHELPAKILEYRSFSKLVNTYIDALPLLVNKKTGRVHTSYNQTITATGRLSSSNPNLQNIPVRTEEGRRIREAFIPAKGFFLISADYSQIELRLLAHFCQDKSLLNAFETNQDVHTRTASELFSVSEDMVSSDMRRLAKTINFGIIYGMSSHGLATELNISHGLAQSYIDSYFARYPGVKAYVDKSIQQAHQTGFITTLLGRKRQLPEINNPNKAVSSFAERVAVNAPLQGTAADLMKLAMINIHQRLIKESLRTRMILQVHDELVFEVPADEEKKALPLIRDEMENFKGGFNVELSVPLRVDISRGKNWSDLKPVR, encoded by the coding sequence ATGCCTAAAGAATCATCGCTCAAGAAACTATTCATCATCGACGGCTCGTCATATATCTATCGTTCCTTCCACGCTATCAGGAATCTGGCGTCCTCCAAGGGACTGCCCACCAACGCCATCTATGGATTCACCTCCATGCTTCTTAAGGTCATCAGCGATACCAAGCCGGAATACTTAGTCATGGCGTTTGATATGCCCGGCCCGACCTTCCGCAAGGAACTTTATTCCGACTACAAGGCCAACCGGCCTGAGATGCCGGACGAACTCAAGCCCCAGATTTCCTATATCAAGGACATTGTCCGGGCTTATAATATTCCGGTGGCCGAGAAGAGCGGCCTGGAGGCAGACGACCTGATCGGCAGTATCGCCAAAAAGGCGGAAAAAGAAGGATTTGACGTAGTAATTATCACCGGCGACAAGGACCTGACCCAGGTGGTCTCGGACCGCGTCACGCTCTGGGACACCATGAAAGACAAGCGCACCGGTCTGGCTGAGGTCCGAGAACGGTTCGGCACCATTGGCGATGGGATTACCGATGTCTTTGCCTTGATGGGCGACACCTCGGACAATATCCCGGGCGTCAAGGGCATCGGCGAAAAGACCGCGGTGGAACTGATTAAGCAGTTCTCATCCCTGGACAACCTGCTTAAGAACACGGCCCAGATAAAGAAAGAGAAGTTAAGGGAAACCCTCTCTAACCAAGAAAATATCAAACTGGCCCGGCTGAGCAAACAACTCAGCACCATAAAAATAGAGCCCGCTTTGGCTGGCGAGCCCGACAAATACCGGCCCGGCAAGCCCGACATTGAAAAACTACAGGCCCTGTTTAAAGAACTGGAATTCACCAAGTTCCTGAAAGAATTAGCGCCGGTAAAAACCGTCTCTTCCGAAAATTACCATCTGGTCATTGACCAGCAAACATTCGATAAATTATTAAGCGAACTGGCTAAGGCAAAGGAATTCGCCGTGGATGTGGAAACCAACTCACTGGAACCGGTCTCGGCCGATATCGTAGGTATCTCGCTGTCCTGCCAGGAACACGAGGCGTATTATATTCCCCTGAGGCACAATTACATCGGCGCGCCCAAGCAACTGCCGGTCAAGGACGTGCTGGCCAAACTCAAACCACTGCTGGCCGACCCGGACAAGCGCAAAATCGGCCAGAACCTCAAGTTTGATATGCAGGTCTTCGGACAGGCCGGCATTAAAATCGCCCAGCCGATTGACGACATTATGATTGCATCGTATATCCTGAATCCGGCCCGGCGCGGGCATAGTTTGGAGGATATCGCCCAGGAACTCCTGGGCCATCAAATCACTACCTATAAAGACGTGGTCGGCGCCGGAAAAAAGGAAATCACTTTCAACCAGGTTGAGGTCAACCAGGCCAGGGATTATTCGGCTGAGGATGCGGACATCACCTTCCTGGCCGGGAAAATCCTGCTGCCCCAGGTGAAGCAAGCCGGGCTGCAGGACCTCTACGCCAAACTGGAAATCCCGCTGATTGAAGTCCTGGCCGATATGGAAACTACCGGCGTCAGGATAGACACCGAATTCCTGTCCGAGTTATCCAAGGAATTCCAGGCCCGGATCGACCGGCTCAAGACAACTATCTACAAATCAGCCGAAAAGGAATTCAATATTGATTCGCCCAAACAGCTCCAGGAGGTTTTGGCTCCCCTGCTCAAGGAATTCGGCGCCCGGCGCATCAAGACCGGATTTTCCACGGACAATGAAACCCTGACCCGGCTATCATACAAACACGAACTGCCGGCTAAAATCCTGGAATACCGTTCCTTCTCCAAATTAGTCAATACCTATATTGACGCCCTGCCCCTGCTGGTCAATAAGAAGACCGGCCGGGTCCACACCTCCTATAACCAGACCATTACCGCCACCGGACGACTGAGCAGCAGCAACCCCAATCTCCAGAATATCCCGGTCCGGACCGAGGAAGGCCGACGCATCCGCGAGGCATTCATCCCGGCCAAAGGTTTCTTCCTGATTAGCGCGGACTATTCCCAGATAGAACTGCGCCTGCTGGCCCATTTCTGCCAGGATAAATCATTGCTGAACGCCTTTGAGACCAATCAGGATGTCCACACCAGGACCGCCTCGGAACTATTCTCAGTCTCGGAGGATATGGTCTCAAGCGATATGCGCCGCCTGGCCAAGACCATCAATTTCGGCATCATCTACGGTATGTCCTCGCACGGCCTGGCCACGGAGCTCAATATCAGCCACGGCCTGGCCCAGTCGTATATTGACAGTTACTTTGCCCGTTATCCGGGCGTCAAGGCGTATGTTGACAAATCCATCCAGCAGGCCCATCAGACCGGATTCATCACCACCCTCCTGGGCCGGAAACGGCAACTGCCGGAAATCAACAACCCCAACAAGGCGGTGAGCAGTTTTGCCGAGCGGGTGGCGGTCAATGCGCCGCTCCAGGGCACGGCCGCCGACCTGATGAAACTGGCTATGATAAATATCCACCAACGGCTGATTAAGGAATCACTCCGGACCCGGATGATACTGCAGGTGCACGACGAACTGGTCTTTGAAGTCCCGGCTGATGAGGAAAAGAAAGCCCTGCCGTTAATCCGCGACGAGATGGAAAACTTTAAAGGCGGCTTTAATGTGGAGTTATCCGTTCCGTTAAGGGTGGATATTTCCAGGGGCAAGAACTGGTCCGACCTGAAACCGGTCAGATAA
- a CDS encoding RNA polymerase sigma factor produces MTENNKQLVNDEDAILMREFQKGNKDAFNSLFGKYQQMVFGVISRYINDRSYAEDMTQEVFLRIYKARDRYTPTTQFKYYLFTIVHNLCVNEIRDSSRRKTKATDFSDDFGFKDNSEPIVDTFHQKEVRLDVKSAVDSLPAQQRMAIILDKYEGMSYEEIGRTMKQSVPAVKSILWRARQNLKERLKKYIKED; encoded by the coding sequence ATGACAGAAAATAATAAACAATTAGTGAACGATGAGGATGCCATTCTGATGCGGGAGTTCCAGAAGGGCAATAAGGACGCCTTCAACTCACTCTTCGGCAAATACCAGCAGATGGTCTTCGGCGTTATTTCCCGCTATATCAACGACCGCTCTTATGCCGAGGATATGACCCAGGAAGTATTCCTGAGAATCTACAAGGCCCGGGACCGGTACACGCCCACTACCCAGTTCAAGTATTACCTCTTTACCATAGTCCATAATCTCTGCGTCAATGAAATCCGGGACTCATCCCGGCGCAAGACCAAGGCCACGGACTTCTCAGATGACTTCGGCTTCAAGGATAACAGCGAACCGATAGTTGACACCTTCCACCAAAAAGAGGTCCGGCTGGATGTCAAATCAGCCGTTGACTCACTGCCGGCCCAGCAAAGAATGGCTATCATCCTTGACAAGTATGAAGGAATGTCGTATGAAGAAATTGGTCGGACGATGAAACAATCGGTCCCGGCCGTGAAATCCATACTCTGGCGGGCGCGCCAGAACCTGAAAGAACGGCTAAAGAAATATATCAAGGAAGATTAA
- a CDS encoding metal-dependent hydrolase, producing MNPITHFLISWNTAALAGADKRDRILITLGGVLPDIDALGIVADVLFPSKYAWYYYQEYHHQLTHNLTTAVVGALAVLLMAKRRLFTALIFFGVFNLHLLCDLVGARGPRTGDIWTVPYLVPFSSMNLSWQDQWPLNGWQNFVITIIMFVLVFILAWKKGFSPLEVFSARADRLFVQTVNKYKHNDRK from the coding sequence ATGAATCCAATCACCCATTTCCTAATCAGCTGGAATACCGCTGCCCTGGCCGGCGCAGACAAACGGGACAGGATTCTAATTACATTGGGAGGTGTATTACCAGATATAGACGCGCTGGGAATCGTAGCTGACGTGTTATTTCCGTCAAAATACGCCTGGTATTATTATCAGGAATACCATCATCAACTGACCCATAATCTTACCACGGCCGTGGTCGGCGCGCTCGCCGTATTGCTGATGGCGAAAAGGAGGTTATTCACTGCCCTTATCTTCTTTGGCGTATTTAACCTGCACCTGCTGTGTGATTTGGTCGGGGCCAGGGGACCGCGGACTGGCGATATCTGGACTGTGCCGTATCTGGTGCCCTTTTCATCAATGAACCTGAGCTGGCAGGACCAGTGGCCTTTAAACGGCTGGCAGAATTTCGTCATTACTATAATAATGTTCGTGCTGGTCTTTATCCTGGCCTGGAAAAAGGGATTCTCTCCGCTGGAGGTATTCTCAGCCCGGGCAGACAGGTTATTTGTCCAGACCGTTAACAAATATAAACACAATGACAGAAAATAA
- a CDS encoding serine/threonine protein kinase yields MDERSNSQKQDMLVDKVFGGCRLIKKIGEGGMGVVYLAQHLALNKNVAVKILPPSFAIEEERVKRFVREARSAAQLEHSNIIQIYNIAKHEDFYFIVMQYADGESLARAIKREGKIKALEALDIVKEVASALSVAHRKNIIHRDIKPENIMINSNGEVKLMDFGLARVLDVASNLSRTGDILGTPYYLSPEQAQGHKVDGRADIYSLGVTLYYMLSGKKPFEGDTTLAIILKHINERPAPIRKENPEIPECVSNLINRMLEKDPDKRYQTADELVDDLNLCRDRIVAGDSNAKTITASAVSAAVPNARTGKIISWKMIGLAGGLAFVIVVLLSVLSKGKPPASPGKEPPSNTTEQISQLLKKDLAKRCNEFYKHLVNKDYAGIKPYLYVPKLTRISEDESRQAGVRLLKRRYDFYEKRGNKLVEFRIKNIKPQEPTKDTPLVNAQVELDLLFHNTKQPPKHKDDYLTIPQTHTWLMENGIWYVYILPKEQEDPTDETDDADFKKKGAFEDWARFLSLTEEQKNQAKPIIIASQTEALNVLTAPRADGTNAFSELSKLDDPALTQEDKQARIARILSLQVPGTQDTYLSKLTNIKLNMDMKLKRILSEEQFQKYKRKNLDVFDVNTK; encoded by the coding sequence ATGGACGAAAGAAGTAACAGCCAAAAACAGGATATGCTGGTGGACAAGGTCTTCGGCGGCTGCCGGCTTATCAAAAAGATAGGCGAAGGCGGTATGGGCGTGGTCTATCTGGCCCAGCACCTGGCGCTCAACAAGAACGTGGCTGTGAAAATCCTGCCGCCCTCATTCGCCATAGAAGAGGAACGGGTCAAGAGATTCGTCCGCGAGGCCCGCTCGGCCGCCCAGCTGGAGCACTCCAATATCATCCAGATTTACAATATCGCCAAGCACGAGGATTTCTATTTTATCGTGATGCAGTACGCGGACGGCGAGAGCCTGGCGCGGGCGATAAAACGGGAAGGTAAAATCAAGGCGCTGGAGGCGCTGGATATCGTCAAGGAAGTGGCCTCGGCATTATCCGTGGCGCACCGGAAAAACATTATCCACCGTGACATCAAGCCGGAAAATATAATGATTAATTCCAACGGCGAGGTCAAGCTGATGGATTTCGGACTGGCCCGGGTGCTGGATGTGGCCAGCAACCTCTCGCGCACCGGCGATATCCTGGGCACGCCCTATTATCTCTCGCCGGAACAGGCCCAGGGCCACAAGGTGGACGGCCGGGCCGACATCTATTCGCTGGGCGTGACGCTCTATTATATGCTCAGCGGCAAGAAACCGTTTGAAGGCGATACCACCCTGGCCATCATCCTGAAACACATCAATGAAAGACCGGCGCCGATCAGGAAGGAAAACCCGGAGATACCGGAATGCGTCAGCAACCTGATTAACCGGATGCTGGAAAAAGACCCGGACAAGCGATACCAAACCGCCGACGAACTGGTTGACGACCTTAACCTGTGCCGGGACCGGATTGTGGCCGGCGATTCCAATGCCAAGACAATAACCGCATCGGCTGTGTCTGCGGCCGTTCCCAATGCCCGGACCGGTAAGATTATCAGCTGGAAAATGATTGGACTGGCCGGCGGCCTGGCTTTTGTTATTGTAGTCCTGCTTTCCGTACTCTCAAAAGGGAAACCACCGGCTTCACCCGGGAAAGAACCTCCGTCTAATACCACCGAACAGATTTCCCAGTTGCTCAAGAAAGACCTGGCCAAACGATGCAACGAATTCTATAAACATCTGGTGAATAAGGACTATGCCGGCATCAAACCCTACCTTTACGTACCCAAGTTAACCAGAATATCCGAAGATGAAAGCCGGCAGGCCGGCGTCAGGCTGCTGAAGCGCCGGTATGATTTCTACGAGAAACGCGGCAATAAACTGGTGGAATTCCGGATAAAGAATATCAAACCGCAAGAACCCACCAAAGATACACCTCTGGTCAATGCCCAGGTGGAGTTGGACCTGCTGTTTCACAACACCAAACAACCGCCCAAGCATAAGGATGATTACCTGACCATTCCCCAAACCCATACCTGGCTGATGGAAAATGGCATCTGGTACGTTTACATCCTCCCGAAAGAACAAGAAGACCCGACTGACGAAACCGATGATGCGGATTTCAAGAAGAAAGGGGCGTTTGAGGACTGGGCCAGATTCCTATCCCTGACCGAGGAGCAGAAAAATCAGGCCAAACCCATTATCATAGCCAGCCAGACCGAAGCCCTTAATGTCCTGACCGCCCCGCGAGCTGACGGAACCAATGCCTTCAGCGAACTATCAAAATTAGACGATCCGGCCCTGACCCAGGAGGACAAGCAGGCGCGGATAGCCAGGATTCTGTCGCTCCAGGTGCCGGGCACCCAGGATACTTACCTATCTAAACTCACAAATATCAAATTAAATATGGACATGAAACTAAAAAGAATCCTCTCCGAGGAACAATTCCAGAAATACAAGAGGAAAAATCTGGATGTCTTTGACGTCAATACAAAATGA
- the metG gene encoding methionine--tRNA ligase codes for MSNKYYITTPIYYVNAEPHIGTAYTTIAADVMARYKKLCGFEVFYLTGTDEHGQKILRSATAAGLKPKEFVDGIVTQYKKTWEELNIKYDHFIRTTDERHGKAVQALFTKISDSGDIYKGKYSGWYCTACERYITLKESPDKKCPVCQRPTEFFEEENYFFKLSKYQDKMLALLKERKDFIEPTSRYNEVLSRVEMGLEDVSISRASFDWGITMPMDSKHIIWVWFDALTNYLSGIGYPDDGYKKFWPADVHLIAKDILWFHSVIWPCMLMSAGLEPPRRIFSHGYWTMNSDKISKSKGNVIYPRDVIAKFGVDGMRYFMLREIPFGQDGDFSFTALSSRYHSELGNDLGNLVMRTVAMMEKYYAGKIPAPANVDPATEPLKKLLASLQTAIMDNMEHLHFSIALEKIWEIVRWANKYVDETKPWVLAKEKSARLNDIMYNLAETIRIISVYIAPFMPATAEAIAKQLNLSGATVSIPASLAFGQTQAGTQVNKASPLFPRIEEPFAP; via the coding sequence GTGAGCAATAAGTATTACATCACCACGCCGATATATTATGTCAATGCCGAACCGCATATCGGAACGGCATATACCACCATTGCGGCTGACGTGATGGCCCGTTATAAGAAATTATGCGGCTTTGAGGTGTTTTACCTGACCGGCACGGACGAACACGGCCAGAAAATCCTGCGTTCGGCCACGGCGGCCGGACTGAAACCCAAGGAATTCGTGGACGGAATTGTCACCCAGTATAAGAAGACCTGGGAGGAACTGAATATAAAATACGACCACTTCATCCGAACCACGGATGAACGGCATGGAAAAGCAGTCCAGGCACTCTTTACCAAAATATCCGATTCCGGCGACATCTACAAGGGAAAATATTCCGGCTGGTATTGCACGGCCTGCGAAAGATACATCACCTTAAAGGAATCGCCGGATAAGAAATGCCCGGTCTGCCAGCGTCCAACCGAATTCTTCGAGGAAGAGAATTACTTCTTCAAGTTAAGCAAATACCAGGATAAGATGCTGGCCCTGCTCAAGGAGCGCAAGGATTTTATCGAACCAACCTCAAGATACAACGAGGTCCTGTCCCGGGTGGAGATGGGACTGGAGGATGTCAGCATCAGCCGGGCATCGTTTGACTGGGGCATCACCATGCCGATGGATTCCAAACATATCATCTGGGTCTGGTTTGACGCCCTGACCAATTATCTCTCCGGCATCGGCTATCCGGACGATGGTTACAAAAAGTTCTGGCCGGCTGATGTTCATCTAATTGCCAAGGATATCCTCTGGTTCCATTCGGTTATCTGGCCCTGTATGCTCATGTCGGCCGGATTAGAGCCGCCCCGCAGGATATTCTCCCACGGCTATTGGACCATGAATTCCGATAAGATATCCAAATCAAAAGGCAATGTAATTTACCCGCGCGACGTAATTGCTAAATTCGGCGTGGACGGGATGCGGTATTTTATGCTCAGGGAAATACCCTTTGGCCAGGACGGCGATTTCTCGTTCACCGCCCTATCCAGCCGCTATCATAGTGAGCTGGGCAACGACCTGGGCAACCTGGTCATGAGAACCGTGGCCATGATGGAAAAATACTATGCAGGCAAGATACCTGCTCCAGCCAATGTGGACCCGGCTACTGAGCCGCTCAAGAAACTCCTGGCATCACTCCAGACTGCCATCATGGACAATATGGAACATCTCCATTTCAGCATTGCGCTGGAAAAGATATGGGAAATCGTCCGCTGGGCCAATAAATATGTGGACGAGACCAAACCCTGGGTACTGGCCAAGGAAAAGTCAGCTCGCTTAAACGATATTATGTATAACCTGGCCGAGACTATCCGGATTATCTCGGTGTATATCGCGCCATTTATGCCGGCCACGGCCGAGGCCATCGCAAAACAATTGAACCTGTCCGGCGCAACGGTCTCGATACCGGCCAGCTTGGCATTCGGCCAGACCCAGGCCGGGACGCAAGTAAATAAAGCTTCACCACTTTTCCCGAGGATAGAAGAACCATTCGCACCATAG
- a CDS encoding DNA polymerase III subunit delta', whose amino-acid sequence MFFNDIIGQPAAVNTFRQVLESNRLSHAYILTGPSGTGKFRFAKTLAKVLMCETKNTDWTQKGNDSCRACKWIDKNCHPNLRITEVEKGSKEIKIEAVREIEKELMLMPFSRTHRVFIVNQAERMSEEAFNAFLKTLEEPVKDTVIILVASNLASLPQTVISRCQVIRFYPIEQSLVIKYLEEHLKIKRDDALLLSHLADGSIGDACKLQAQGLLEQREHLITGLARDDSERLTKDIINYARKNSEDNEGLRLEIIWQLKIIGLFVRDALWLHHGLPDNKLLNKDRISETKQYQRRYNYKQTERLLERLLKSERYIRLNANYSLVVESLFVPAGVA is encoded by the coding sequence ATGTTCTTTAACGATATTATCGGACAGCCGGCGGCGGTGAATACATTCCGGCAGGTGCTGGAGTCCAACCGGTTGAGCCACGCCTACATCCTTACCGGCCCGTCCGGCACGGGCAAGTTCCGGTTCGCCAAGACCCTGGCCAAGGTCTTAATGTGTGAAACCAAGAACACTGACTGGACGCAAAAGGGGAATGACTCATGCCGGGCCTGCAAATGGATTGACAAGAACTGCCACCCGAACCTGAGAATCACCGAGGTGGAAAAAGGCAGCAAAGAAATAAAGATTGAAGCGGTGCGCGAGATTGAAAAGGAGCTGATGCTGATGCCATTTTCCCGGACGCACCGGGTGTTTATCGTCAACCAGGCGGAACGGATGAGTGAGGAGGCGTTCAATGCCTTCCTGAAAACGCTGGAAGAGCCGGTCAAGGATACGGTCATAATCCTGGTCGCCTCCAACCTGGCCTCACTGCCCCAGACGGTCATCTCACGCTGCCAGGTCATCAGGTTCTACCCGATAGAACAATCGCTGGTGATAAAATATCTGGAAGAGCATCTCAAGATAAAACGAGATGACGCCCTGCTGCTGAGCCATCTGGCAGACGGCAGTATCGGAGACGCCTGCAAACTCCAGGCCCAGGGCCTGCTGGAGCAAAGGGAGCATCTTATCACGGGCCTGGCGCGCGATGATTCGGAGCGGCTGACCAAGGATATCATCAATTACGCCAGGAAGAACAGCGAGGATAACGAGGGCCTGCGCCTGGAAATTATCTGGCAGCTGAAGATTATCGGGCTGTTTGTCCGTGACGCCCTGTGGCTGCATCACGGCCTACCTGACAATAAATTGTTAAATAAAGATAGAATTTCAGAAACAAAACAGTATCAAAGGCGTTATAACTATAAGCAGACAGAGCGCCTGCTGGAGCGGCTCCTGAAATCAGAACGGTATATCCGGCTCAATGCCAATTACAGTCTGGTAGTGGAGAGTTTATTCGTTCCGGCCGGCGTAGCTTAA
- the tmk gene encoding dTMP kinase: MKSDRFTQPLRAKSKRSPDYFGARAGFIVIDGPDGCGKSTQIKLLARYLQQRNKKILVVRDPGSTTISEGIRKILLNPRYKEMTPLTELFLYFASRAQLVDQIIRPALKKNITVICDRFLSSTIVYQGYAGHIGADKIRKIWAEVSGNFIPDVTIILDVPPEKGFERIRNSRASHDRMEQKALLFHKKVRQGFIKLVQSDKRKYRLIDGTRSIEEIQAMIRKIIKA, translated from the coding sequence ATGAAAAGTGACAGGTTTACCCAGCCCTTGCGTGCGAAGTCGAAACGAAGTCCCGATTATTTCGGGGCAAGAGCTGGGTTCATCGTCATTGACGGACCGGACGGATGCGGGAAATCCACCCAAATCAAGTTGCTCGCACGTTATTTACAACAGCGCAATAAGAAAATATTGGTGGTCCGCGACCCGGGCTCCACCACTATCAGCGAGGGCATCCGTAAAATCCTGCTTAATCCCCGTTATAAAGAGATGACCCCCCTGACCGAACTGTTCCTCTACTTTGCCAGCCGGGCCCAGTTGGTGGACCAGATTATCAGGCCGGCACTTAAGAAGAACATCACCGTCATCTGCGACCGGTTCCTGTCCTCGACCATTGTCTATCAGGGCTATGCCGGACATATCGGCGCTGATAAAATACGGAAAATCTGGGCTGAGGTCAGCGGTAATTTTATACCCGATGTGACCATCATCCTTGATGTCCCGCCGGAAAAGGGATTCGAACGAATCAGGAACAGCCGCGCCTCTCACGACCGGATGGAGCAGAAGGCATTGCTGTTCCACAAGAAGGTCAGGCAGGGATTCATCAAGCTGGTGCAGTCGGATAAAAGAAAATACCGCCTGATTGATGGCACCAGGAGTATCGAGGAAATACAGGCGATGATAAGAAAGATTATCAAAGCATAG
- a CDS encoding fibronectin type III domain-containing protein: MVATAVSSSQINLTWQHNATNAKEYVVERKDNYHNYAPIAWVSLLSDSETPGLQINFSDTGLIQDTTYTYRVQCYNEAGHSDYSNEHDALTWLEAPSNLSVHSASTAQVDISWTNNSPAAEGFTIERMDVYHKFIPIATVGYGVTSYSDTGLEQNTRYNYRVQAHKTGNTSDYSQETYGDTMQLTTGYIMDSLKHYYQNGQIKNYGIYNSLVSKLQSAHDAMMRGDWNAYQNKMQAFIKEVDAQAGKGVEQQAAAELKQEGGTVSVYRAEIKGPDGKSPPHPFLPVCMPVTFTVILPPISGTWGVTATDSSDVDIQGDTSGTTSPSGPATRTFTVHAKQSSVAINIEVSVTPTKETGVPVVHTAPAISTTFGTTQIFRPGYRLAEVITDTTISPTRVTINGPPIAISGSATIHLTMDSTPVPQAYIDAWQLGFLQNVISSTKRYVYSPPTPSVTVEKQLNPNLVPALDHFGLGVPMTHYGTTSFSADGQTKASPFGDEPGIWIDTQDSNGTLSEMYTEDIFITWFIAKNTITGEIRYLYWWKWRHIQHIKYNSATGQATKQDDTGIVHDPSQDEGENSAGTERTGVTPSVGPPLAKDFINKDNSWTKTQ, translated from the coding sequence CTGGTTTGCAGATTAATTTCTCGGATACCGGTCTCATCCAGGATACGACATACACCTACCGCGTCCAGTGTTACAATGAAGCTGGCCACAGTGATTATTCCAATGAACATGACGCTTTGACGTGGTTGGAGGCGCCGTCAAATCTTTCAGTTCATTCCGCCTCTACCGCACAGGTGGACATTAGTTGGACGAATAACTCACCTGCCGCAGAGGGTTTTACAATAGAGCGTATGGATGTCTATCACAAGTTCATTCCAATAGCTACGGTTGGTTATGGCGTGACCTCTTATTCAGATACCGGCTTGGAACAAAATACCAGATATAATTACCGGGTTCAGGCACATAAAACAGGAAATACCAGCGACTATTCTCAAGAGACCTATGGCGATACTATGCAACTTACGACTGGTTATATTATGGATTCGCTCAAGCACTATTACCAAAACGGACAGATTAAGAATTATGGGATATATAATTCCCTCGTATCAAAATTACAATCAGCCCATGATGCAATGATGCGAGGTGACTGGAATGCCTACCAAAATAAGATGCAGGCATTCATAAAAGAGGTTGACGCCCAGGCTGGTAAGGGAGTTGAACAACAGGCGGCAGCGGAATTAAAGCAAGAAGGTGGGACCGTAAGTGTTTACAGAGCAGAAATAAAAGGACCGGACGGAAAATCACCTCCGCATCCCTTTTTACCGGTCTGTATGCCTGTTACATTCACCGTGATACTGCCGCCTATCAGCGGAACCTGGGGTGTTACGGCAACCGATAGTTCAGATGTAGATATCCAGGGCGATACATCAGGAACAACTTCACCATCTGGCCCGGCAACACGGACTTTCACAGTACATGCTAAACAATCAAGTGTTGCAATCAACATAGAGGTGAGTGTAACACCAACCAAAGAAACCGGTGTTCCGGTTGTTCATACAGCACCGGCCATTTCAACTACTTTTGGTACAACGCAAATATTTAGACCGGGATATAGATTAGCAGAAGTAATTACAGATACAACCATTAGTCCAACCCGGGTTACAATAAACGGCCCTCCTATCGCTATCTCTGGAAGTGCAACTATTCACTTAACTATGGATTCAACTCCGGTTCCTCAGGCGTATATAGATGCATGGCAATTAGGCTTCTTGCAAAATGTCATATCGTCTACTAAACGCTATGTTTATTCACCACCGACTCCATCAGTTACGGTAGAAAAGCAACTCAATCCTAACCTTGTCCCGGCATTAGACCATTTTGGACTTGGCGTTCCTATGACTCATTACGGAACAACCTCTTTTAGCGCGGATGGACAAACTAAGGCTAGTCCATTTGGGGATGAACCAGGAATCTGGATAGACACTCAAGATAGTAACGGAACATTAAGTGAAATGTATACTGAAGATATTTTTATTACCTGGTTCATTGCCAAGAATACGATTACGGGAGAAATCAGGTATTTATACTGGTGGAAATGGAGACATATTCAGCATATAAAATATAATAGTGCAACCGGTCAAGCGACTAAACAAGATGACACGGGTATAGTTCACGACCCATCTCAAGATGAGGGTGAAAACAGTGCAGGCACAGAAAGAACGGGAGTAACGCCATCTGTTGGGCCACCATTAGCAAAAGATTTTATTAATAAAGACAATAGTTGGACAAAAACCCAGTAG